The DNA sequence TGGAGATAGGCCTCTAGTCGTAAGAGCTTTTCTTCTAGCTCTCTTCTTCGTCGCATTTCTCATCGCAGCTCCCGTTCTGCTTCCCGTTGATGCTCGGCTTCATGTTCAAGTTGTTCTAATCATTCTTGTTGACTGTGAACCAATCCTAGCAGTTCCGTTGTTTGCAGAGGGTCTTCTTCTGATGGTGGATGGACCTCTGATTGGATTCGTTTGGGCTGAAAATTTCTCGATGTCCCTTCTCCGTGAGGAACATGCGTTTGTGGTAGTGGAGGAAGTATAATGGCATAGCTCTCTGGTTGGAGCTCAAGTTCAGATTCAGATGTTGTATGCCCGTTTTCATACTGGTGGTCCGCCATTATTAGGGTTGAATCCCAATtcctcggcaatggcgccaatgttccaagaGTTATCTGAAACGTTAATTTGGGCACGTCCAAACTCCTTGTGGGGCAATGCCCGACTTGTTTTTGTGCCGAAATGCCGCCGTCCAAGTTCTTCATGaggagggggtggtacctgcaagagacttcgatggttaagttagcaagggctttaggcaggtttttagtagattagaacgtgtgtatacctgaggggtgtcagtgtattatAGTAGAGTCGACGACCACCTTTGTTAGAGTAGTTCAATCTTTATTGATGGATAATCGTTTCCTTTATATTGGGAGTTCGTTGGCATCTATCTTTTAGGAGAGATAGAGATAGTAAGAGAGATTCGCGGAAGTAATTTACTTGCTTGGACAAGTAGGGCTTGAACAATTGAACTCTTTTGTAGTGTCCGACCTCTTTATAGAAGTCGAGTACGGGTTGAAGACTTCCTTTATAAATtggatcttttatttttgttgaaccTGACTTTAATTGTTAGGTTAGGATATAAATATtaccatttttttattaattattcttataatttaatctataaatagaaataaaaaaacctAATTTTCTTTTACcaatatttgtaaaaaaatgaAACTGTTTTTAAATTTAGATCCATATTTTGTTCTCCCACTAAAATAAGATTCAgggaaaaaaaaattatgcacaTGAATATTTGTTTCCTTTTGTAACTATGATATATGCGTATTCTAAATTGGatatgttttatttaaaatagaatgatACAATGACGATAATTACATCTTATACTATGACCAACAGCGTTCGTTGAACgataacattaatatttttttttttttgataaaacgATAACATTAATACTAAATACttacatttttatgtttttaataaaaatttatcaatctTAACTTTGGTGTTAACTTTTATCATGTATTGATTTGAATTTAGCAATCTTAACGCCTTAATTTATTTATCCAACATATTTGTTATCTCATATTTCATCAGTTTCTTTTAATATTAGCATATTTTGAGCATTTTTATATCACATagtatattattttgtttaatacaTTCAAAATATATTTCCAATATAATTTGTAACATAAATTAATATCTTTCAACTTTTAGCTTCCCCCCCCCCCTCCCCCCTTGAACTATTCTTCGTTAATAATAACTATActacaataattaattatacCAACTTTCTAGAATTTAAATAATTGCAGCATGTTAATAAAAACTAACCCAAAGAGCTAGTTGTGGTCTTTCGCCTAAAAATAAAGCATTGATATTTCCTACATTTATAGTTTGCACTTTTTATATTGTTTTGGAGAAGTTGTATTATCTAACATACAGTTAAATCATATTTACAAAGTATGTTTTATGTGggtttagaagaaaaaaaaaatgatggtTTAGTTTATTTTTGTAACTGTAGTAATTATTCATATCCTAAATTGCTTTGTGTAAATgtaaaagttaaaagaaaaaaaataaaaaaaaattcaccttTCCTAAAAAATCtatcaaaaatatttcaattaaTCAGTACAAAATTCAAGTTAAACACatatcaaatgaaaaaaaaatgacatcatgtctcaatttaaaaattaacttctcaaagtaaaaattttattacatCTTCAAATATGCTCAAATTTTAACTTATCTTTTCATTGCTACTTAAAGAAACTTTACCTTTTAAACATTTATCCTTCACCTCAAATGTTATATCAATTATACCCTTCCTTACAACCATAGTAATttgtctttatttgatttttaatgattttttagatAAACTACCTATGATGCATAAACACTGACATAGATACAGAATATGACACAACATGAAATatacagatatgtaaatttaaaatttttataaaacacagagacacgatatatatatatatatatatatatatatatatatatatatatatatatatatatatatatatatatataaaatattttttagataaattctaatgatattttaatattttattgatattaaaatataaattaatttttaattatttttaatatctttttatattatataaaatatttaaaatatattttattttaataattaataatatataatatttttaaactcatttcaagaatatatattaagaataagattagacACACTGATACGTGATAGTATTTAAAAGTATTCAAGCGTGTTTAGAGAAagagttttttttattaagacacggttgaacACAAAAGACACGCGTGTCAGACAAGTGTCATTGTATGTCGTTTGTAAAATGTATCTGACATGGAAACATGACAAATTAAGGAAGTATCCGTGGATAAACACTACAGGAAAAATCTTTTTTAGTAACAATTTTTTATGACAATAACATAATGGCCACCAAAGACTTATTCAATTTATGTTTttgtgacaattatatattagttgttattataacaattatatattttttgctgttaataaattttttttaccaataataatataattatcgcTAAAATTTTTTAGTAACAAAGTATAAGATGACTAATGTCTAATTattgataaaaacaaaataaataaccattaaaaatactatttctaGTAACGAAATGATAATATCTTTCAAATAAAGATACATGTCAACTGCCACAcacatactctctctctctctctctctctatatatatatatatatatatatatatatatatattaatgtattaataatataaaatattttatataattatttaattatatctattttttaaatcatttatactatcaatataaaatataattattaaattatataattagattCATATATAAAACCCATTAAAAAtgcatcataatatatatatatatagcatgtaCAATGCCCAAACCATTAGCATGTTAAtcatttctttatatatatatatatatatatatatatatatatatatatatatatatatatatatatatatatatatatatatatatatatatatatatatatatatatatatatataaacaactcTGTTAAAGAGATAATGAAAAATTTTAACAATATGAATAATGGGTTGAAGATTTAGTtcaatacatataaaaaaataaaaaacagtccataaattatttaaataaaaaaattcacttagttattttaaaaaaaatcatctcAAATCTtaatttaccaaaatattttactttaatacaattttctttttcaatcggCTGTCAccccaccttcatcaataatcatcccacTTTACTGTCGCTGCTTGACTTGCCATACACTGCCACCAGTGTCATTTAACCCTAGTAAAAATAACTATCCAGTTAACGACAAAAATAATCATCTGCATATccaatgaattgaacatctaacatatttttattatatataactaaaccaatccaatcaaaataatcatccacataagaattaaaataactatccgcatacctactaaaatgaccatcaTAAACTGGCAATTGaagtaggagaagaaggagatgaatgaACACAAGAACCAACAAAAGTATGAACAAAATACAAGAGCCAGCAAAGAAGGATGTGGAGCAGCGACGCAAGTGCAGAGGTTATGACCATTGAGAGGACAATACTTTAGATTTGAAAGAACCTGAGAATGAACCGAAGAAGGTCATGCTCAAAAAGGCTTAGGATCAAGAAGCGAGAATACTTGCCAACTTGGTTGGCTATGTCGTTGTCTTGGCACATTGCATCTAGAATAGGCCGGTGCGTCAACGAAATCTGCTGCGATAGTGACTGAGATTCTTGCTAGCCGAGGGAAGGGGGTTGTCAGGGCACCGGAGGGGACACACTGAGAAGAGGGGGATTAGAGATCACCGGGGTACGGAAAAATAAGAGGAGCACAATTTGAGGTGGCGGTGGTGTGTCTGAGGGACCGTAGCGACGTTGGTGGGAGATAATACAGACGTTGAAACTTTCTGCTGGGGGCGGTGGTTGCAATGACACAGGCGAAGCTGTGGCGACGAGAGGAGATACTGGAGATTGGGTGAAAATGAAAGTATTAGAAGTAATCGTCTGTAGTGGGAATAACTTAAACTGCAAAtcctaagttttaaaatttttaaattttataattagataattaatttaaaaatctgaattttaattataattgactttctaattttaaattatttttcacatTGTTCATTCAAATCATTGTTTCCATAGTTTctctttttgaaaatataaataataaaaataaaaacttaaatttattatataattaaatcttAACAACTCACTTTATCTCTTTATAGACCTTTTCGTTTAAAAAAGGTTTGATCCATTCAGTCATTCAATAAAGATCTCCCGAATTCCTTAACATAACTGGGCTGGACCTCAATCATTATAACTGTCTGTTTTGTGAACTGGGGAAGCCCAATAATACCATTCCAAAGACGTGACTTTGTTCCTTCCTCTCCTCActccctctttttctttttctttctctttctgacTTACCCACACAGCCACAGAGACACTTCCAAGTTACAACTCTTGAAGCTATGGAGATTGCTGCCACCGCAGCTTCCACCTTCTCCCTCAACAGACCCACCCTCCCCTTTCCATCTTCTTCTAGAATCCATCCCCCCATCAGAGCCCTCAACTCCTCTTCCTCCGCAGCCCTCAGAGCCTCTCTCTCTACCAATTTTGTTGCCCCTTTCGCCACCTCCGCCAGCAGCGCCTCCAGCCCCTTCGCCGGCCACAAGCTACGCCCTTCTTCTCTCAATCCGGCGTCGTTTCGTGGCACCAAGGGTAAACGAGGCGTCGTTACTATGGTACACTCTTCCAACACCTTCCTCTTTTCTCGAACCGAATTTCACATTATTGAATAGCCAAGACATTGACGTGAAAGTTGAAACTTTCAATGTATCTCTATGAAATTTTACAGTTTGAATTGTGAATTTTGGTTTGCACGTTATAGTATATAATACACGCTGTAAATGGTCTCAGggtatttatttgtttatttatttatttaaaattttgataagtTGTGCAAAATCTGTACACTTTGAAGTATAAACTTTGCTATAATTATAAAGGACAGACCGGCATGTTTCTATCTATGTAGTTCCTTTTATGAATCAATGTATGtattcaattcagtttaaatGTTTGCGTGTTAATACAGTACAGATTGGAAGAAAAATGCTTCTTAGTTAAGAGTTCTATTTCAAATGCTTCCCTTTAGCACATTACATTCCTGTGCTGTAGCTAAAGGAGGGAGCTGTTAGTGGTAAGTGTTTAAGTTGCGGAATAAGTTGTTTGATGAAGTCTTACATGATCCTTTTCACTTCCCCAAGCCTCACTTCTTTTTCTTAGTTGCCAAAAGTGCTGGCCTTTTCAGGCAGAGAAAATGGACATTCTTGTAATAGAGAAGCCGGGAACTTGGATATCCAAATGCTTCATCTTAAGCTcctcaattgaaaataattaatcaaCATAAAATAGTAAATCTCGGATTTGAATGCTTGTCTTTTCAGAACCTATAGAAACTTTTTGATATAAATATCCATTCACCTAGTGAATGATAGGCTTCCCTTGAAAGTTTTGGAGtaattgtttttttatttgttgaGAGGTTTCCGAAGAATTGGAgggaaaaggggggggggggtttgGTGCCAATTATTACAACACAAATGCTTCGAGTCTGTTTTGTTTATGTTTCATCTACTTTTTTACATGCGTTTCTTTCAGGATGTGACGAAGAAAATAGTGAAAAAGGGATTCTGGATTTTATGTGACGAAGAAAATAGTGAAAAAGGGATTCTggatttttctagttttttaatATTTCCTTATGCAATTTTgaaagcaaaacaaaaaaaaaggggaaaaaagaaTAGATAAAATTGGATCTTAGATTGCAAGATAAGAAGATCTTTGCTAGTTTGCCTTGTGCTTGATAGGGAGATAGTGCTTTTATCAATAGTGGTCAGCATAGTTTCTGCATTGCCTCTTTGGTGGATAACTGGGAGAGGATAGGGAGCTCTATTCATTCTTtacttttgtaatttgttttgttgCCTGGTTTCCAATACATGTAtcgtctttcttcttttcttttcttctagcATGCTGATagattttcttgttttgcttAATATAATAAAGTTTTTTATGGTCATGGCTGTGCAGTATCATGAACAAATATTTCATAACATATATGATTCCGTTCTGAAATGTTATTGTTATGCTAATAATTGATTTAACTTGGTACAACAATTCATGTTGGTTTGTTCCTTTTTGCTTCTTGTCTATGAATAGGTTATTCCGTTCTCTAGAGGAAGTGCATGGGAGCAACCTCCACCAGACTTAGCTTCCTACTTATACAAAAATCGAATTGTTTATTTGGGCATGTCTCTTGTTCCATCCGTTACAGAGTTAATACTAGCTGAATTTCTTTACCTTCAGTATGAAGATGAGCAAAAGCCTATTTACCTATACATAAACTCCACTGGGACAACTAAGGTAAGTAGCACTCTTTATGATGTGTTATTAATATTGTCATTTCATGTTCACGAAAAGTATTTCTCAATTTTCATAGCTTGACGTCCGCTCTTTGTATTTACTAATTTGGGTTGAAGCATTCGTATCACTAAAATGCAAATAGCACTTTAAAAGGAGTAGTTTGATGCAGAAGTAGGAAATTTTATGACAAGGAATAGGAAATAAAAAGTTGGGAAAGGAGGAGAGGGACTGAGGAGTTGGTGTATCGGAGGGAGATACCGGAGTAGATTTGGTAGTTTAAATTTCACTAATCTTTTAGAAGCAAAATTGGTTTGTTAGTATAAATGCATTTAATTCAGGAATAATGAAAGACTGTAGTTGGATGTTATCCCCGTTTGCAGTCAGCAGCGTGGGCATTAAGCATAGTTTTGTCTTATTTTCACCCAAAATTGCAAGAGTTGGTCAATCATTGAGTTGTATATTCTTAAATGTGTCAacttttgttttgattttgatatGATATGACATTATTGCTGGATCATAGATTATTGTTTGCAAGTTATTTAATGTTGCACTATATGTCAACCCAGCATTTAGAAAGGAAACTTTTGGAACACTAATAGGCATTAAATGGATAACAAAAATCAAGTAATATAGG is a window from the Arachis hypogaea cultivar Tifrunner chromosome 1, arahy.Tifrunner.gnm2.J5K5, whole genome shotgun sequence genome containing:
- the LOC112801988 gene encoding ATP-dependent Clp protease proteolytic subunit-related protein 4, chloroplastic, with amino-acid sequence MEIAATAASTFSLNRPTLPFPSSSRIHPPIRALNSSSSAALRASLSTNFVAPFATSASSASSPFAGHKLRPSSLNPASFRGTKGKRGVVTMVIPFSRGSAWEQPPPDLASYLYKNRIVYLGMSLVPSVTELILAEFLYLQYEDEQKPIYLYINSTGTTKGGEKLGYETEAFAIYDVMRYVKPPIFTLCVGNAWGEAALLLASGAKGNRSALPSSTIMIRQPIARFQGQATDVNLARKEVNNVKTELVKLYAKHIEKTPEQIEADIQRPKYFSPSEAVEYGIIDKVLYNDRSTEDHGVVSDLKKAQLI